The sequence TGGCCCGCAACGGCGCGGATGTTGGAGAGCGAGAACCGGTCGATATCGCAACGATTGCACGTGACGCATGGGATATCGTTTCGCCGCCGAGCGCCACATTGACCATCTCTGATAGTCGCACGATTATGGCTGACAGGTCGCGTCTCCAGCAATTATTCGAGAACCTGTTCCGTAATGTCAAAGAGCACTGTGGCGAGGATGTGACAGTCACGGTCCGGGGCACAGAGACCGGATTTGAAGTCAGTAATGACGGGCCTGAACTACCGGAGCCGATAGCAAAGTCGGTGTTTGGTGGCTCGTTCGGCCAAAATCGAGTCGGCCTCGGCCTCCTAATCGTAGAGCGAGTCGTTTCTGGGCATGGCTGGGAGGGCGACGTAGAAACGAGACCTGAAGAAACCAAATTCATATTCTCGGACATTGGGACGGCCACGAAAGCTGGCAAGACAGTCTGAGCCCACATGATTCGTCCATCGGCACGGGTACAAAATGTAGCGTCGCCAGACTAGACATATTTTGGTTAATTTCTCATATACAAGACGGTATTGCGGCACATTCATCCAATACTGTGGCTATTTTTCCCACTTAAGTACACCATCAATCGGATGTTCTCCCCAAATATTAAAATACTTGACTACAATACTACGCTACATGAAAAAGCGGTTGCGAAAAGCACTGGATACAATACCTGTCCCACGGGAGAAGCCCAGCGCAGGCCTTGACGCGTGCACAGAATGTGGCGGGCCCTCGCTACCCGGCGCTGGCCGCTGCACTGACTGTGTAGAAAGCTAACATCGGGTTACTGGCCCGACAGGACGAAAATCAGTACAAAGGGCAATCTAACGGTGGACCCGTACCCGCTAATGGGTAATCGTATGCAGGGTTCGGCAGGTATTTGGGTCAAGACAGATAACTGACAGCAATGTCTTCTCGCAGGTCAGTGTGTCTTGAGGAACTGGCATGGCCAGAAATTGAGTCTGCACTCGAAAACGGAACACGGACAGTGATCGTAGCTGTCGGTTCGATCGAACAACACGGCCCACACCTGCCGCTGAATATGGATACGCTAGATGGGGATGAACTCTCGCGCCGAATGGCGGTCGAGATGGGCGATGCTCTTGCCGCTCCCACAATCCGCCCCGGATGCTCGGGACATCACATGGAGTTCCCTGGAACAATAACCGTTCCACCCGAGACATTGATGGATGTCATCCGATCGTACTGCAGGTCACTCGATACCCACGGCTTCGAACACATCGTGCTTGTCCCGACCCACGGTGGGAACTTCGGGCCGGTCAAAACCGTGGCACCAGACATCGCACGTGACCTCGAAGCCGCAGTAATTCCGCTCGCTGACCTCGATGACCACATGCAGTTGCTGAATGAGGGACTCAGCAAGGCCGGTATCGAGTACGAGCAGGATGTTATTCACGCCGGGGCCGCCGAAACAGCGATTGTACTAGCTATCGATGAGGGACTCATCAGGACGGAGGCTATCGAACCCGGGCCCGAAGGTGATATTTCGCCGGCACGGTTGCTAAGCGAAGGGTTCAAATCAATCACAGAAAACGGTGTCCTCGGTGACCCGACAGCGGCAACCACCGAGGCCGGGAAAGTGATCATTCAAAACGTCGTCGAAGCGTACGTCGAGCAGGTCAAGGCCGAACGTAGTGCGACCTAACCGAATGCGTAGGCGTGCGGTCAGCCGTGTTGGACGGTAACTGCGGTGAGACGGGATGCCGACGGCACAGCAACTCTCAGTTGCTTTGTTGTGTTGGCAGATGCTGACCCAGTCCGATAGTGTCGACCCTATCAGTGCAGCAGCGTTTCAGGGGCTGTAACTCCGTGTTGTAGTTACCAAAGCAACAGGGGCGTTCAATCGACCAAGTCCCACAAGCTAACACGGCCTCCTCGTGTAACGTGTCTGACGGCTAGGCCCGCGGTAGTGAACCAGAGCGCGACTTCGAGGAAGAACGACGGACTCCAGAGGTAGTACACGAAGAACGGCCTTGGTGAGAGCGACAGTGGGTCCGCCGGAATGACAACAGGCCAAAACAGAAAGACTGCGTCGCCGGCGCGGCCGTTGAGAACGACGTGGACAGTGTCGAGGAGGAGATGTAATACCCAGCCAGCTGCCACCGACAAGCCGGTCCGGCCTGAGAGAGCCAGCGGGAGCACCACGATGACGAGTAGCGCAGAGTGACCGATTGAATGATAGAGAGAGGTGACACCGACCGTTGCTAGCGGCTTGTCCACTACGTCCGGCACTGCGGTCCCGACCACAAGCCACAGCGGCGACAACCGCGACACCCGTCCCAGAAGCGCGGCCACGAGCAAGTGTGTTGGGAAGAGCATACAGAAGGGTAGGGACAGAGACGTATCAACGCTGCCGGTCGAACCACTCGCGGGGAAGGCGACCGCTGGCGACGAGGAAGTCTCGGAGGAACACCGCGAGCGACGGGGCGATGACGACCGGTGTGAGCTTGAAGACCAGTTCTGTCGGCGCCGTAGGGACGAGTGCGGCAGTAATGAACACCATCTGGACGCCGGCGAGATACTTCCCGAGGTCACTGTCAGGCCGCTCAAAGACGGGCCGGTTTTGGTATCGCCGCCAGCGAATACCGCCGACGTAGACGTAACGAGCAGCCGACAGTGAGAGGTACAAGGCGGGAAGCTGACCCCAAAGGACTGCGACAAGCGGTGCGACCACGAACCCGAAAGTGTCGAAAGCTATGTCCAACCGCGTGCCCAATTGGGTTTGCTTACCGACGGTTCGGGCAACGGTGCCATCAAGCTTATCCAGCACGACGCCAGCACCGTAGCAGGCCGCCGGAACCCAGACGAGATCGGTCGTCGCCGGCACCACGAGAAAGCCAGCGACGACAGCATAAAGCCCACCGCGAAGTAGCGTCACCGTG is a genomic window of Haloarcula sp. H-GB4 containing:
- a CDS encoding CDP-alcohol phosphatidyltransferase family protein, with protein sequence MAEKHGDGGVPVELSVVGGFIIAAIVGVLFPADAMTHWMFHPAVVAGCCWAGQLWYVGRKLSVTPAAGNPWRYTFGIANTVTLLRGGLYAVVAGFLVVPATTDLVWVPAACYGAGVVLDKLDGTVARTVGKQTQLGTRLDIAFDTFGFVVAPLVAVLWGQLPALYLSLSAARYVYVGGIRWRRYQNRPVFERPDSDLGKYLAGVQMVFITAALVPTAPTELVFKLTPVVIAPSLAVFLRDFLVASGRLPREWFDRQR
- a CDS encoding metal-dependent hydrolase, encoding MLFPTHLLVAALLGRVSRLSPLWLVVGTAVPDVVDKPLATVGVTSLYHSIGHSALLVIVVLPLALSGRTGLSVAAGWVLHLLLDTVHVVLNGRAGDAVFLFWPVVIPADPLSLSPRPFFVYYLWSPSFFLEVALWFTTAGLAVRHVTRGGRVSLWDLVD
- a CDS encoding creatininase family protein, giving the protein MSSRRSVCLEELAWPEIESALENGTRTVIVAVGSIEQHGPHLPLNMDTLDGDELSRRMAVEMGDALAAPTIRPGCSGHHMEFPGTITVPPETLMDVIRSYCRSLDTHGFEHIVLVPTHGGNFGPVKTVAPDIARDLEAAVIPLADLDDHMQLLNEGLSKAGIEYEQDVIHAGAAETAIVLAIDEGLIRTEAIEPGPEGDISPARLLSEGFKSITENGVLGDPTAATTEAGKVIIQNVVEAYVEQVKAERSAT